From a region of the Ovis aries strain OAR_USU_Benz2616 breed Rambouillet chromosome 2, ARS-UI_Ramb_v3.0, whole genome shotgun sequence genome:
- the PRKAG3 gene encoding 5'-AMP-activated protein kinase subunit gamma-3 isoform X1 — MEPAELEHALRRSLFSTQTPSWSSFGGPEHQEMSFLEQGDSTSWPSPAMTTNAEISLGEQRTKVSRWTSQEDVEEGELPGLEGGPQSRPAAESTGLEATFPKATPLAQANPLSEVGTPTTERDSLPADCTASASGSSTDGLDLGIEFSAPAAWGDELGLVEERPAQCPPPQVPVLRLGWDDELRKPGAQVYMHFMQEHTCYDAMATSSKLVIFDTMLQIKKAFFALVANGVRAAPLWDSKKQSFVGMLTITDFILVLHRYYRSPLVQIYEIEEHKIETWREIYLQGCFKPLVSISPSDSLFEAVYTLIKNRIHRLPVLDPVSGAVLHILTHKRLLKFLHIFQGTLLPRPSFLSRTIQDLGIGTFRDLAVVLETAPILTALDIFVDRRVSALPVINEAGQVVGLYSRFDVIHLAAQQTYNHLDISVGEALKRRTLCLEGVLSCQPHETLGEVIDRIAREQVHRLVLVDETQHLLGVVSLSDILQALVLSPAGIDALGA; from the exons ATGGAGCCCGCCGAGCTGGAGCACGCTCTGCGCAGG TCACTCTTCTCCACACAGACCCCCTCCTGGAGCAGCTTTGGGGGACCTGAGCATCAAG AGATGAGCTTCCTAGAGCAAGGAGACAGCACTTCATGGCCATCACCAGCCATGACCACCAATGCAGAAATAAGCCTTGGGGAACAGAGGACCAAGGTCTCAAGATGGACAAGCCAGGAGGATGTAGAGGAAGGGGAGCTTCCAGGCCTGGAGGGAG GTCCCCAGTCCAGGCCAGCTGCTGAGTCCACCGGGCTGGAGGCCACATTCCCCAAGGCCACACCCTTGGCCCAAGCCAATCCCTTGTCTGAGGTGGGCACCCCCACAACAGAGCGAGACAGCCTCCCCGCTGATTGTACAGCCTCTGCTTCCGGCTCCAGCACAGACGGTCTGGATCTGGGCATAGAGTTCTCAGCCCCAGCAGCGTGGGGGGATGAGCTCGGCCTGGTGGAAGAGAGGCCGGCCCAGTGCCCGCCCCCGCAGGTGCCGGTGCTCAGGCTTGGCTGGGATGATGAGCTGCGGAAGCCAGGGGCCCAGGTCTACATGCACTTCATGCAGGAGCATACCTGCTACGACgccatggcaaccagctccaagCTGGTCATCTTTGACACCATGCTACAG atcaagaaggCCTTCTTTGCCCTGGTGGCCAACGGCGTCCGGGCTGCACCTCTATGGGACAGCAAGAAGCAGAGCTTCGTGG gGATGCTGACTATCACAGACTTCATCTTGGTTCTGCATCGCTATTACCGGTCCCCCCTG GTCCAGATCTATGAGATTGAAGAACACAAGATTGAGACCTGGAGGG AGATCTACCTTCAAGGCTGCTTCAAGCCTCTGGTCTCCATCTCTCCCAGTGACAG CCTGTTCGAAGCTGTCTACACCCTCATCAAGAACCGTATCCACCGCCTGCCGGTCCTGGACCCAGTCTCAGGTGCCGTGCTGCACATCCTCACACACAAACGGCTTCTCAAGTTCCTGCACATCTTT CAGGGCACCCTGCTGCCCcggccctccttcctctcccgCACCATCCAAGATCTGGGCATTGGCACATTCCGAGACTTGGCCGTGGTGCTGGAAACAGCACCCATCCTCACCGCGCTGGACATCTTTGTGGACCGGCGCGTGTCTGCACTGCCGGTGATCAACGAAGCTG GACAGGTCGTGGGCCTCTACTCCCGCTTTGATGTGATT cacCTGGCAGCCCAACAAACGTACAACCACCTGGACATAAGTGTGGGAGAAGCACTGAAGCGGAGGACGCTGTGTCTGGAGGGAGTCCTTTCCTGCCAGCCCCACGAGACCTTGGGGGAAGTCATCGACCGGATTGCCCGGGAGCAG GTGCACCGGCTGGTGCTCGTGGATGAAACCCAGCACCTCCTGGGCGTGGTGTCCCTCTCCGACATCCTTCAAGCTCTAGTGCTCAGCCCCGCTGGCATCGACGCCCTCGGGGCCTGA
- the PRKAG3 gene encoding 5'-AMP-activated protein kinase subunit gamma-3 isoform X8: MDIHSSPHRPPPGAALGDLSIKAPFPLPEMSFLEQGDSTSWPSPAMTTNAEISLGEQRTKVSRWTSQEDVEEGELPGLEGGPQSRPAAESTGLEATFPKATPLAQANPLSEVGTPTTERDSLPADCTASASGSSTDGLDLGIEFSAPAAWGDELGLVEERPAQCPPPQVPVLRLGWDDELRKPGAQVYMHFMQEHTCYDAMATSSKLVIFDTMLQIKKAFFALVANGVRAAPLWDSKKQSFVGMLTITDFILVLHRYYRSPLVQIYEIEEHKIETWREIYLQGCFKPLVSISPSDSLFEAVYTLIKNRIHRLPVLDPVSGAVLHILTHKRLLKFLHIFQGTLLPRPSFLSRTIQDLGIGTFRDLAVVLETAPILTALDIFVDRRVSALPVINEAGQVVGLYSRFDVIHLAAQQTYNHLDISVGEALKRRTLCLEGVLSCQPHETLGEVIDRIAREQVHRLVLVDETQHLLGVVSLSDILQALVLSPAGIDALGA, encoded by the exons ATGGATAT TCACTCTTCTCCACACAGACCCCCTCCTGGAGCAGCTTTGGGGGACCTGAGCATCAAG GCTCCATTCCCCCTTCCAGAGATGAGCTTCCTAGAGCAAGGAGACAGCACTTCATGGCCATCACCAGCCATGACCACCAATGCAGAAATAAGCCTTGGGGAACAGAGGACCAAGGTCTCAAGATGGACAAGCCAGGAGGATGTAGAGGAAGGGGAGCTTCCAGGCCTGGAGGGAG GTCCCCAGTCCAGGCCAGCTGCTGAGTCCACCGGGCTGGAGGCCACATTCCCCAAGGCCACACCCTTGGCCCAAGCCAATCCCTTGTCTGAGGTGGGCACCCCCACAACAGAGCGAGACAGCCTCCCCGCTGATTGTACAGCCTCTGCTTCCGGCTCCAGCACAGACGGTCTGGATCTGGGCATAGAGTTCTCAGCCCCAGCAGCGTGGGGGGATGAGCTCGGCCTGGTGGAAGAGAGGCCGGCCCAGTGCCCGCCCCCGCAGGTGCCGGTGCTCAGGCTTGGCTGGGATGATGAGCTGCGGAAGCCAGGGGCCCAGGTCTACATGCACTTCATGCAGGAGCATACCTGCTACGACgccatggcaaccagctccaagCTGGTCATCTTTGACACCATGCTACAG atcaagaaggCCTTCTTTGCCCTGGTGGCCAACGGCGTCCGGGCTGCACCTCTATGGGACAGCAAGAAGCAGAGCTTCGTGG gGATGCTGACTATCACAGACTTCATCTTGGTTCTGCATCGCTATTACCGGTCCCCCCTG GTCCAGATCTATGAGATTGAAGAACACAAGATTGAGACCTGGAGGG AGATCTACCTTCAAGGCTGCTTCAAGCCTCTGGTCTCCATCTCTCCCAGTGACAG CCTGTTCGAAGCTGTCTACACCCTCATCAAGAACCGTATCCACCGCCTGCCGGTCCTGGACCCAGTCTCAGGTGCCGTGCTGCACATCCTCACACACAAACGGCTTCTCAAGTTCCTGCACATCTTT CAGGGCACCCTGCTGCCCcggccctccttcctctcccgCACCATCCAAGATCTGGGCATTGGCACATTCCGAGACTTGGCCGTGGTGCTGGAAACAGCACCCATCCTCACCGCGCTGGACATCTTTGTGGACCGGCGCGTGTCTGCACTGCCGGTGATCAACGAAGCTG GACAGGTCGTGGGCCTCTACTCCCGCTTTGATGTGATT cacCTGGCAGCCCAACAAACGTACAACCACCTGGACATAAGTGTGGGAGAAGCACTGAAGCGGAGGACGCTGTGTCTGGAGGGAGTCCTTTCCTGCCAGCCCCACGAGACCTTGGGGGAAGTCATCGACCGGATTGCCCGGGAGCAG GTGCACCGGCTGGTGCTCGTGGATGAAACCCAGCACCTCCTGGGCGTGGTGTCCCTCTCCGACATCCTTCAAGCTCTAGTGCTCAGCCCCGCTGGCATCGACGCCCTCGGGGCCTGA
- the PRKAG3 gene encoding 5'-AMP-activated protein kinase subunit gamma-3 isoform X9, with the protein MDIHSSPHRPPPGAALGDLSIKAPFPLPEMSFLEQGDSTSWPSPAMTTNAEISLGEQRTKVSRWTSQEDVEEGELPGLEGGPQSRPAAESTGLEATFPKATPLAQANPLSEVGTPTTERDSLPADCTASASGSSTDGLDLGIEFSAPAAWGDELGLVEERPAQCPPPQVPVLRLGWDDELRKPGAQVYMHFMQEHTCYDAMATSSKLVIFDTMLQIKKAFFALVANGVRAAPLWDSKKQSFVGMLTITDFILVLHRYYRSPLVQIYEIEEHKIETWREIYLQGCFKPLVSISPSDSLFEAVYTLIKNRIHRLPVLDPVSGAVLHILTHKRLLKFLHIFGTLLPRPSFLSRTIQDLGIGTFRDLAVVLETAPILTALDIFVDRRVSALPVINEAGQVVGLYSRFDVIHLAAQQTYNHLDISVGEALKRRTLCLEGVLSCQPHETLGEVIDRIAREQVHRLVLVDETQHLLGVVSLSDILQALVLSPAGIDALGA; encoded by the exons ATGGATAT TCACTCTTCTCCACACAGACCCCCTCCTGGAGCAGCTTTGGGGGACCTGAGCATCAAG GCTCCATTCCCCCTTCCAGAGATGAGCTTCCTAGAGCAAGGAGACAGCACTTCATGGCCATCACCAGCCATGACCACCAATGCAGAAATAAGCCTTGGGGAACAGAGGACCAAGGTCTCAAGATGGACAAGCCAGGAGGATGTAGAGGAAGGGGAGCTTCCAGGCCTGGAGGGAG GTCCCCAGTCCAGGCCAGCTGCTGAGTCCACCGGGCTGGAGGCCACATTCCCCAAGGCCACACCCTTGGCCCAAGCCAATCCCTTGTCTGAGGTGGGCACCCCCACAACAGAGCGAGACAGCCTCCCCGCTGATTGTACAGCCTCTGCTTCCGGCTCCAGCACAGACGGTCTGGATCTGGGCATAGAGTTCTCAGCCCCAGCAGCGTGGGGGGATGAGCTCGGCCTGGTGGAAGAGAGGCCGGCCCAGTGCCCGCCCCCGCAGGTGCCGGTGCTCAGGCTTGGCTGGGATGATGAGCTGCGGAAGCCAGGGGCCCAGGTCTACATGCACTTCATGCAGGAGCATACCTGCTACGACgccatggcaaccagctccaagCTGGTCATCTTTGACACCATGCTACAG atcaagaaggCCTTCTTTGCCCTGGTGGCCAACGGCGTCCGGGCTGCACCTCTATGGGACAGCAAGAAGCAGAGCTTCGTGG gGATGCTGACTATCACAGACTTCATCTTGGTTCTGCATCGCTATTACCGGTCCCCCCTG GTCCAGATCTATGAGATTGAAGAACACAAGATTGAGACCTGGAGGG AGATCTACCTTCAAGGCTGCTTCAAGCCTCTGGTCTCCATCTCTCCCAGTGACAG CCTGTTCGAAGCTGTCTACACCCTCATCAAGAACCGTATCCACCGCCTGCCGGTCCTGGACCCAGTCTCAGGTGCCGTGCTGCACATCCTCACACACAAACGGCTTCTCAAGTTCCTGCACATCTTT GGCACCCTGCTGCCCcggccctccttcctctcccgCACCATCCAAGATCTGGGCATTGGCACATTCCGAGACTTGGCCGTGGTGCTGGAAACAGCACCCATCCTCACCGCGCTGGACATCTTTGTGGACCGGCGCGTGTCTGCACTGCCGGTGATCAACGAAGCTG GACAGGTCGTGGGCCTCTACTCCCGCTTTGATGTGATT cacCTGGCAGCCCAACAAACGTACAACCACCTGGACATAAGTGTGGGAGAAGCACTGAAGCGGAGGACGCTGTGTCTGGAGGGAGTCCTTTCCTGCCAGCCCCACGAGACCTTGGGGGAAGTCATCGACCGGATTGCCCGGGAGCAG GTGCACCGGCTGGTGCTCGTGGATGAAACCCAGCACCTCCTGGGCGTGGTGTCCCTCTCCGACATCCTTCAAGCTCTAGTGCTCAGCCCCGCTGGCATCGACGCCCTCGGGGCCTGA
- the PRKAG3 gene encoding 5'-AMP-activated protein kinase subunit gamma-3 isoform X2: MEPAELEHALRRSLFSTQTPSWSSFGGPEHQEMSFLEQGDSTSWPSPAMTTNAEISLGEQRTKVSRWTSQEDVEEGELPGLEGGPQSRPAAESTGLEATFPKATPLAQANPLSEVGTPTTERDSLPADCTASASGSSTDGLDLGIEFSAPAAWGDELGLVEERPAQCPPPQVPVLRLGWDDELRKPGAQVYMHFMQEHTCYDAMATSSKLVIFDTMLQIKKAFFALVANGVRAAPLWDSKKQSFVGMLTITDFILVLHRYYRSPLVQIYEIEEHKIETWREIYLQGCFKPLVSISPSDSLFEAVYTLIKNRIHRLPVLDPVSGAVLHILTHKRLLKFLHIFGTLLPRPSFLSRTIQDLGIGTFRDLAVVLETAPILTALDIFVDRRVSALPVINEAGQVVGLYSRFDVIHLAAQQTYNHLDISVGEALKRRTLCLEGVLSCQPHETLGEVIDRIAREQVHRLVLVDETQHLLGVVSLSDILQALVLSPAGIDALGA, translated from the exons ATGGAGCCCGCCGAGCTGGAGCACGCTCTGCGCAGG TCACTCTTCTCCACACAGACCCCCTCCTGGAGCAGCTTTGGGGGACCTGAGCATCAAG AGATGAGCTTCCTAGAGCAAGGAGACAGCACTTCATGGCCATCACCAGCCATGACCACCAATGCAGAAATAAGCCTTGGGGAACAGAGGACCAAGGTCTCAAGATGGACAAGCCAGGAGGATGTAGAGGAAGGGGAGCTTCCAGGCCTGGAGGGAG GTCCCCAGTCCAGGCCAGCTGCTGAGTCCACCGGGCTGGAGGCCACATTCCCCAAGGCCACACCCTTGGCCCAAGCCAATCCCTTGTCTGAGGTGGGCACCCCCACAACAGAGCGAGACAGCCTCCCCGCTGATTGTACAGCCTCTGCTTCCGGCTCCAGCACAGACGGTCTGGATCTGGGCATAGAGTTCTCAGCCCCAGCAGCGTGGGGGGATGAGCTCGGCCTGGTGGAAGAGAGGCCGGCCCAGTGCCCGCCCCCGCAGGTGCCGGTGCTCAGGCTTGGCTGGGATGATGAGCTGCGGAAGCCAGGGGCCCAGGTCTACATGCACTTCATGCAGGAGCATACCTGCTACGACgccatggcaaccagctccaagCTGGTCATCTTTGACACCATGCTACAG atcaagaaggCCTTCTTTGCCCTGGTGGCCAACGGCGTCCGGGCTGCACCTCTATGGGACAGCAAGAAGCAGAGCTTCGTGG gGATGCTGACTATCACAGACTTCATCTTGGTTCTGCATCGCTATTACCGGTCCCCCCTG GTCCAGATCTATGAGATTGAAGAACACAAGATTGAGACCTGGAGGG AGATCTACCTTCAAGGCTGCTTCAAGCCTCTGGTCTCCATCTCTCCCAGTGACAG CCTGTTCGAAGCTGTCTACACCCTCATCAAGAACCGTATCCACCGCCTGCCGGTCCTGGACCCAGTCTCAGGTGCCGTGCTGCACATCCTCACACACAAACGGCTTCTCAAGTTCCTGCACATCTTT GGCACCCTGCTGCCCcggccctccttcctctcccgCACCATCCAAGATCTGGGCATTGGCACATTCCGAGACTTGGCCGTGGTGCTGGAAACAGCACCCATCCTCACCGCGCTGGACATCTTTGTGGACCGGCGCGTGTCTGCACTGCCGGTGATCAACGAAGCTG GACAGGTCGTGGGCCTCTACTCCCGCTTTGATGTGATT cacCTGGCAGCCCAACAAACGTACAACCACCTGGACATAAGTGTGGGAGAAGCACTGAAGCGGAGGACGCTGTGTCTGGAGGGAGTCCTTTCCTGCCAGCCCCACGAGACCTTGGGGGAAGTCATCGACCGGATTGCCCGGGAGCAG GTGCACCGGCTGGTGCTCGTGGATGAAACCCAGCACCTCCTGGGCGTGGTGTCCCTCTCCGACATCCTTCAAGCTCTAGTGCTCAGCCCCGCTGGCATCGACGCCCTCGGGGCCTGA